Below is a genomic region from Escherichia ruysiae.
TCCGGTGCTGGAAGGCTTCTCGCTGACTATGCTTATCGGTGTTTCCATCGGTACGGCATCTTCCATCTATGTTGCATCGGCGCTGGCTCTGAAACTGGGCATGAAGCGTGAGCACATGCTGCAGCAGAAAGTGGAAAAAGAAGGGGCGGATCAGCCGTCAATTCTGCCTTAATCAAGTTTCAGTTGATGTTGAAAATCCCGGTCAGAAGATCGGGATTTTTTATATGAGGTGATTGCGAAAATCACCCCATCTTGGGAAACTGCGCGTAACCCTACATTTTATCCAGGTAACTTTTCATGGCTATCATCCCAAAAAACTATGCGCGGTTAGAAAACGGTTATCGCGAAAAGGCGCTGAAACTCTATCCGTGGGTGTGCGGACGTTGCTCCCGTGAGTTTGTTTACTCCAACCTGCGTGAGCTTACCGTTCACCACATTGATCATGACCATACCAATAACCCGGAAGATGGTAGTAACTGGGAATTGTTGTGTCTGTATTGCCACGATCATGAGCATTCGAAATATACCGAAGCGGATCAGTATGGTACGACGGTTATCGCAGGGGAAGATGCGCAGAAAGATGTCGGTGAAGCGAAATACAACCCTTTCGCTGATTTAAAAGCGATGATGAATAAGAAGAAGTGATAAAAAATGCCGGATGTTGCATCCGGCATTTCAACTATTAGAAGTTGTAACCTACCACCAGGTAACCACCCCAACCGGTAGAGCGAACGTTGAAGTTGCCGTTACCGAAGTTCAGCTCTGCATCGTCGTTCCACTGACCACCGTCGTGCCAGTAACGAGCAACGACAGAGTAGTGCCAGTGATCATAGTTCAGAGCCAGAATATGGCTGGAAGCGATAGAGTTATTGGTACGCGTCTTAATACCGTTGATTGCGTTACCGCTGTCATCACCCAGATCGGAACCCCAGTCAAAGTTGGTGAAACCGATGTAGCTTAACTGACCGCCCCACAGATCGGTAATCGGCACAAAGTATTTAACTTTGAAACGGTAACCGTCCCACTCGTTTTCGTTCGCTGCACCGTAGTTCTGCCACTGGTATTTCGCATACACGTTCAAGGACAGGCTCATCGGCAGGCCAGTGTCGATGTCCGTACCCAGACCCATGTACCAGGTGCTCTGGCGACCATCTTTATTACGACCCATGTCGTAAATGTAGTTGTTCGCGAAGTACCACTCTTTGAACGGACCGAAGCTAAGGTCAGTATTGGTCAGCTTGTCGATGGAGAAACGCGGTTCGATTTCCATAAACAGCGGAGAACCGTGGTTCCAGATACCTTTTGCATCGGAGTTACCGCCGAAGAATACCGGCGCATCCGCATAACCATAAAAGTCGAACCAGTCTTTTTTAGCGAATGCTTCGTACTCCAGGTAGGTATCGTTGCGGATCTGCGGTCCGAAACGGGTGTGATAACTTCCTACGACGTTAACGCTCTGGTGCCACCAGTCGGAGAGATACTGCGGTTTGTCGTTTTCAGCTGCGTTGACAGTAAAAGACGAAGAGAGCGCCAGTACCGCGCCGGCTGCCAGTAATGTTTTTTTCATATGTATGCCACTGTTTGAAAATCCCTTGCGGGAGTGAAAAAGGCGCAAATTGCGTTTCTAAATATTACGTATACAGAGGAGCCTATTATAAAAATCATTGCTCACAAAAATATGTTTCGTTTCACAGTTCTATCATTTACGTAATCGATTGCGTTCACGTTTACACATATTCGGGCGGGGATTGTACTGACTTTCACCCTTGTTGCAAACTTTTACTATCAATCCGGGTGATGTAAGCGGAGTAACAAAATAATAGGGGAAGATGTTGCGGGACGCACAAAACACCCCGCCAAACGTTTATTGCATAACAGGCTGAATGTCGTGAATGCGTACAAAGCCTAATTGTTCAGGCGTGATGCCATTTAACTGTAGTGGGATGTCAACATCGCTGGGCGCGAGGAGACTTGCTGGTGCATTAATCAATTGATTCTGCACATTGATTTCCTGAAAGTTATCTATTGTTCCCTGAATTTGTCCATATTCAACGGTTCCGCTGAATGCGGGTAAAGGGTCATTGGATTCGCCCTGAATCCGTAAGGTCAGCGTAGTGCCCTCTGCATTTGGCGCAATATCCATAAGCGACATTCGTAAGGTGCCGATCTGGCTTTCCAGACGTGCGGCTGTTTTCGAGCCCGGCAGAAGGTAAACCCCACTGCTGGATTTTTCATTCAGCCTGTTTTGCTGAGTGATTTTGACGGTCTCTTTATTGAGCTGCGTCATCTCTTTATTCAGCGTGCTGACGCTTTGTTTCATCTGGCGTACTTCGCTTTGCTGTACGCAGGCGCTTAAGCTGAACAGGCTTCCCAGCAGGAATAGTCGAATAACTTTAGTGTTCATAGGTCGTCCCTTTCTTGTCGCAATTAGCTTAATAATAGAGCGTAAAAGCAGCGAAAACATCGCTCCTTTATCTCAAAAGCGTTGCGCCTTTGTTGTATCGTCAGTTCAGGGTAAAATAGGTTTCTGTTAACCACCTGGTCAGGACGCCGTATGCATTGCCCATTCTGTTTCGCCGTGGACACTAAGGTTATTGACTCTCGTCTCGTAGGCGAGGGTTCATCTGTACGCCGCCGTCGGCAGTGTCTGGTGTGTAATGAACGTTTCACCACTTTTGAGGTGGCGGAACTGGTTATGCCGCGCGTTGTAAAAAGCAACGACGTGCGTGAACCGTTTAATGAAGAGAAATTGCGCAGCGGAATGCTGCGGGCGCTGGAAAAACGTCCGGTAAGTTCCGATGACGTCGAAATGGCGATCAACCATATAAAGTCACAGCTACGTGCCACCGGTGAGCGTGAAGTGCCGAGCAAGATGATTGGCAATCTGGTGATGGAACAATTGAAAAAACTCGATAAAGTCGCCTATATCCGTTTTGCCTCTGTCTATCGCAGTTTCGAAGATATCAAAGAATTTGGCGAAGAGATCGCGCGCCTGGAGGATTAAACCGTGCAGGACGAGTATTACATGGCGCGGGCGCTAAAGCTGGCGCAACGAGGACGTTTCACTACTCACCCAAACCCAAATGTTGGGTGTGTCATTGTGAAAGATGGTGAAATTGTCGGCGAAGGTTACCATCACCGTGCGGGTGAACCACATGCCGAAGTACACGCGTTGCGTATGGCGGGTGAAAAAGCCAAAGGTGCAACCGCCTATGTCACACTCGAACCTTGCAGTCATCATGGTCGAACGCCGCCGTGCTGTGACGCACTCATCGCCGCTGGCGTAGCGCGCGTGGTCGCTGCGATGCAGGATCCGAACCCGCAGGTTGCTGGACGTGGACTTTACCGTCTGCAACAGGCTGGCATTGACGTCAGCCACGGGCTGATGATGAGTGAAGCCGAGCAATTGAATAAAGGCTTTCTCAAGCGGATGCGCACTGGCTTTCCTTATATCCAGTTAAAACTTGGCGCATCGCTTGATGGTCGCACGGCGATGGCGAGCGGTGAGAGCCAGTGGATCACTTCGCCTCAGGCGCGGCGCGATGTACAACGTCTGCGTGCGCAAAGTCATGCCATTTTAACCAGTAGCGCCACGGTGCTGGCGGACGATCCGGCCTTAACGGCGCGTTGGTCTGAACTGGATGAACAAACTCAGGCGCTCTATCCGCAACAAAATCTCCGCCAGCCGGTACGCATCGTCATTGACAGTCAGAATCGCGTGACGCCGGAACACCGCATCGTGCAGCAGCCAGGCGAGACCTGGTTTGCCCGAACGCAGGATGACACCCGCGAGTGGCCGGAAACAGTGCGCACTTTGCTGATCCCGGAACATAAAGGTCATCTGGATTTGGTTGTGCTGATGATGCAACTGGGCAAGCAACAAATTAATAGTGTGTGGGTAGAGGCGGGGCCAACGCTCGCTGGCGCACTGCTACAGGCTGGTTTAGTCGATGAGCTGATTGTCTATATCGCACCTAAACTTTTAGGTAGCGACGCCCGTGGATTATGTACGCTGCCAGGGCTTGAGAAATTAGCTGACGCCCCCCAATTTAAATTCAAAGAGATACGTCATGTAGGCCCGGATGTTTGCCTGCATTTAGTGGGTGCATGATCTCCCGGCTCGAAAGGGAAGCAGCGCACGAAATATTATGCTAAAATCCGCCCCCCTGCGGGGCCATACTCGAACCCGAAGGAAGAAAATGAACATTATTGAAGCTAACGTTGCTACCCCGGACGCTCGCGTCGCCATCACCATCGCGCGTTTCAACAACTTTATCAATGACAGCCTGCTGGAAGGTGCGATTGACGCACTGAAACGTATTGGTCAGGTAAAAGATGAAAACATTACCGTTGTTTGGGTGCCAGGTGCCTATGAGCTGCCGCTGGCGGCTGGTGCACTGGCTAAAACCGGTAAATACGATGCGGTGATCGCGCTGGGTACGGTTATTCGTGGTGGCACTGCCCACTTTGAATACGTCGCTGGTGGTGCAAGCAACGGCCTGGCGCATGTTGCCCAGGACAGCGAAATTCCGGTTGCTTTTGGGGTTCTGACCACTGAAAGCATTGAACAAGCGATCGAACGTGCTGGCACCAAAGCTGGTAACAAAGGTGCAGAAGCTGCACTGACCGCGCTTGAAATGATTAATGTATTGAAAGCCATCAAGGCCTGAAATTAGTAAGGGGAAATCCGTGAAACCTGCTGCTCGTCGCCGCGCTCGTGAGTGTGCCGTCCAGGCGCTCTACTCCTGGCAGTTGTCCCAGAACGACATCGCTGATGTTGAATACCAGTTCCTGGCTGAACAGGATGTAAAAGACGTTGACGTCCTGTACTTCCGTGAGCTACTGGCCGGGGTGGCGACTAACACCGCATACCTCGACGGACTGATGAAGCCATATCTTTCGCGCCTGCTGGAAGAGCTGGGCCAGGTAGAAAAAGCAGTACTACGCATTGCGCTGTACGAGCTGTCTAAACGTAGCGATGTGCCGTATAAAGTGGCCATTAACGAAGCGATCGAACTGGCGAAATCGTTCGGCGCAGAAGACAGCCATAAGTTCGTCAACGGCGTACTCGATAAAGCAGCACCAGTGATTCGCCCTAACAAAAAGTGATATCCAGGCCGGCAGAGTAACGGAAAGCATTTCCGTACTCTCCGGCCTTTTCTTTTTTACCTGCTGAGGCATAACGTATGGCATGTGGCGAGTTCTCCCTGATTGCCCGTTATTTTGACCGTGTAAGAAGCTCTCGTCTTGATGTCGAACTTGGCATCGGTGACGATTGTGCACTTCTCAATATCCCCGAGAAACAGACCCTGGCGATCAGTACTGATACGCTGGTGGCGGGCAACCACTTCCTCCCTGATATCGATCCTGCGGATCTGGCGTATAAAGCACTGGCAGTAAACTTAAGCGATCTGGCGGCGATGGGCGCTGATCCGGCCTGGTTGACGCTGGCATTGACTTTACCGAACGTAGACGAAGCGTGGCTTGAATCTTTCAGCGACAGTTTGTTTGACCTTCTCAATTATTACGATATGCAACTCATTGGCGGCGATACCACGCGTGGACCATTATCAATGACGTTGGGTATCCACGGCTTTGTTCCGATGGGACGCGCCTTAACGCGCTCTGGTGCGAAGCCGGGCGACTGGATTTACGTGACCGGTACGCCGGGCGATAGCGCCGCCGGGCTGGCGATTTTGCAAAATCGTTTGCAGGTTGCCGATGCTAAAGATGCGGAGTATTTAATCAAACGTCATCTCCGTCCGTCGCCGCGTATTTTACAGGGGCAGGCATTGCGCGATCTGGCGAGTTCAGCCATCGATCTCTCTGACGGTCTGATCTCCGACCT
It encodes:
- the yajD gene encoding HNH nuclease YajD, whose protein sequence is MAIIPKNYARLENGYREKALKLYPWVCGRCSREFVYSNLRELTVHHIDHDHTNNPEDGSNWELLCLYCHDHEHSKYTEADQYGTTVIAGEDAQKDVGEAKYNPFADLKAMMNKKK
- the tsx gene encoding nucleoside-specific channel-forming protein Tsx, whose amino-acid sequence is MKKTLLAAGAVLALSSSFTVNAAENDKPQYLSDWWHQSVNVVGSYHTRFGPQIRNDTYLEYEAFAKKDWFDFYGYADAPVFFGGNSDAKGIWNHGSPLFMEIEPRFSIDKLTNTDLSFGPFKEWYFANNYIYDMGRNKDGRQSTWYMGLGTDIDTGLPMSLSLNVYAKYQWQNYGAANENEWDGYRFKVKYFVPITDLWGGQLSYIGFTNFDWGSDLGDDSGNAINGIKTRTNNSIASSHILALNYDHWHYSVVARYWHDGGQWNDDAELNFGNGNFNVRSTGWGGYLVVGYNF
- a CDS encoding SadB/YajI family lipoprotein, whose product is MNTKVIRLFLLGSLFSLSACVQQSEVRQMKQSVSTLNKEMTQLNKETVKITQQNRLNEKSSSGVYLLPGSKTAARLESQIGTLRMSLMDIAPNAEGTTLTLRIQGESNDPLPAFSGTVEYGQIQGTIDNFQEINVQNQLINAPASLLAPSDVDIPLQLNGITPEQLGFVRIHDIQPVMQ
- the nrdR gene encoding transcriptional regulator NrdR — protein: MHCPFCFAVDTKVIDSRLVGEGSSVRRRRQCLVCNERFTTFEVAELVMPRVVKSNDVREPFNEEKLRSGMLRALEKRPVSSDDVEMAINHIKSQLRATGEREVPSKMIGNLVMEQLKKLDKVAYIRFASVYRSFEDIKEFGEEIARLED
- the ribD gene encoding bifunctional diaminohydroxyphosphoribosylaminopyrimidine deaminase/5-amino-6-(5-phosphoribosylamino)uracil reductase RibD, giving the protein MQDEYYMARALKLAQRGRFTTHPNPNVGCVIVKDGEIVGEGYHHRAGEPHAEVHALRMAGEKAKGATAYVTLEPCSHHGRTPPCCDALIAAGVARVVAAMQDPNPQVAGRGLYRLQQAGIDVSHGLMMSEAEQLNKGFLKRMRTGFPYIQLKLGASLDGRTAMASGESQWITSPQARRDVQRLRAQSHAILTSSATVLADDPALTARWSELDEQTQALYPQQNLRQPVRIVIDSQNRVTPEHRIVQQPGETWFARTQDDTREWPETVRTLLIPEHKGHLDLVVLMMQLGKQQINSVWVEAGPTLAGALLQAGLVDELIVYIAPKLLGSDARGLCTLPGLEKLADAPQFKFKEIRHVGPDVCLHLVGA
- the ribH gene encoding 6,7-dimethyl-8-ribityllumazine synthase; the protein is MNIIEANVATPDARVAITIARFNNFINDSLLEGAIDALKRIGQVKDENITVVWVPGAYELPLAAGALAKTGKYDAVIALGTVIRGGTAHFEYVAGGASNGLAHVAQDSEIPVAFGVLTTESIEQAIERAGTKAGNKGAEAALTALEMINVLKAIKA
- the nusB gene encoding transcription antitermination factor NusB — protein: MKPAARRRARECAVQALYSWQLSQNDIADVEYQFLAEQDVKDVDVLYFRELLAGVATNTAYLDGLMKPYLSRLLEELGQVEKAVLRIALYELSKRSDVPYKVAINEAIELAKSFGAEDSHKFVNGVLDKAAPVIRPNKK
- the thiL gene encoding thiamine-phosphate kinase, producing the protein MACGEFSLIARYFDRVRSSRLDVELGIGDDCALLNIPEKQTLAISTDTLVAGNHFLPDIDPADLAYKALAVNLSDLAAMGADPAWLTLALTLPNVDEAWLESFSDSLFDLLNYYDMQLIGGDTTRGPLSMTLGIHGFVPMGRALTRSGAKPGDWIYVTGTPGDSAAGLAILQNRLQVADAKDAEYLIKRHLRPSPRILQGQALRDLASSAIDLSDGLISDLGHIVKASDCGARIDLALLPFSDALSRHVEPEQALRWALSGGEDYELCFTVPELNRGALDVALGHLGVPFTCIGQMTADIEGLCFVRDGEPVTLDWKGYDHFATP